The genomic interval GAAAAGAATCGTTCCGGTCGGGAGAAAGAAATTGCCGATTCGAACGCTGAGGAAATTGTTTAGGACCCCCAGCCAGTATCCTTCGACACTGATTGTTGTCCTCAGTCCCGAACCGCCATATCCCCAAATCATGTTTGGGCTCTTGTATGGCAAGAGAAGCCACATCATGCTCATGAAAGCGACTGAAGAGAATCCGACGTAAGTTGCGACGACCATCTCGTCGCCCTTTACTCTGTTCAAGAGCAATCCGTAGAAAAAACCAAGAATCGCGGCAAAGGGAATGGCTATTCCTATTGCCGTTAGAAATCCTGCAAGCCCGGTAACTCCGAGCTCAATACTGGTAACGGCTCCAATCAATCCCGCTATAACACCGAGCTGCATTCCAAAGTTCAGTCCACAACCGGACTGTACCATTGGAACTAGCGAAAGAACAAGAACAGAATTCATTGCAAACCTGACAATTGTATCGCTGATAGATGTCCCAATGCTTATGTTGACAAATGGAGCTATCGCGAACATGGAAAGCAGGAAGAGAGCAATTATTATTCTGGGCCAGCCGGCCTTTTCAATGAGCTTTCCAATACTCTCAAACACCTGACTTCACCTCTTCCTGTTCACCCAGCATCAGTAGACCGAAGTCGGCCGGATCAGCTGTAGGCGGAAGAATTCCAAATATCTTTCCTTCGTTTACAATGGCAATCCTATCGCAAATGGAACGGAGCTCTTCAAGCTCAGAAGATGTCATAATTATTGTCGTTCCGTGTTCTCTATTCTGCCTTCTGAGTGTCTCAAGGACCACGCTTTTTGCACCCACATCGATTCCTCTGGTGGGCTCGGAAACAAAAAGAAGATCAGGTTCGAGAACAAAGGCCTTTGCAAGACAGACCTTCTGTTGATTGCCGCCCGAAAGTTCTTTCGCCTCCTGCTTTTCGCTGACACATTTGATCTGCAGCGATTCGACATATTCTCTTGCAACTCTCGATATCTCTTTGTCGTCTCGCCACTTAACCAGTCCGCCAAGGAAATTCTTGATGAACCTTCCCTGGATCTGAATCGCAGTGAACACAATATTCAAGTCTATCGGTTCATCTAGAAGAAGGCCCACTCCCCTTCTGTCCTCAGAAACAAAAGCGATTCCTTTGCTCAAGACGCTGACCGGATTGTTGAGAGGGAGGATCTCGCCTTTATAGTGGACTTCGCCTTCCGCCGGGAAGAGACCCATCACTCCGTTCGCAATCCCGAGCTTTCCTTGACCTGCGAGGCCGCCAATTCCGAGAATCTCACCCTTGTGTACTTGAAGGTTGACACCGTTGACTTGTTCTCCAGGCATGTCCACCCATAGATCCTTTATGTCGAGAACAATTTCAGACTTTTCGTTGTCCTTTGAACGCACAGAACTGGCGTCTTTTATCTCTCTGCCGACCATCAGAGAAGCAACCTCTCTCGGAGTAGTCTTGGATGACTCCAGTTCACGAACTACCTGACCGTCTCTCAATACAATCAGCCTATCAGCTATTTCCAGAACCTCGCTAAGCCTGTGAGTTATGAAGATTATCGACAGGCCTCGGTCGGCGAGCTTTCTGGCAGCCTTCAACATAGTATCAGCTTCTGATTCAGTAAGAACTGCCGTAGGCTCGTCAAGAACCAGAAGCTTCGTCGACTTCCTGTCCATCTCTCTTGCAATTTCAGTGAACTGCCTGTGGCCAACCGGCATCTCGCTTACCAGCATGTTTGGATCAAGTTGGACCTCAAGCTTCTCGATTGCGGTTACAGCCCTCTTGTTCATCTCCACTCTATCGAGTGTGCGAAGTCTTTCTCCGAAGACTTCAACGAATACATTGTAATTGGTGGACTCTCTGTTCAGAAGAATGTTCTCCGTTGCAGTGAAACCCGGAATCAGAATGAACTCTTGATGTACCATTCCAATACCGGCTTCAATAGCTTCAAATGGACTCGCGAAATTTACTTCGGTATCTTCAAGGAATATCTTTCCTTGGAAGCCTCCCGTCTCGTGAATGACAGATAGTCCGAAGAGGATATTCATTAATGTGGACTTGCCCGCTCCGTTCTCACCAACAAGTCCGATTATTTCGCCTTTTCCAACTTTTATGGTCACATCTTTTAGAACCTGATTTCCAAAAAAGTCCTTGCTGATGTTCTCCATCCTCAGCAGATATTGCTTTTCGTCCATGACTTCACCCCAAATACCGAACGTTAGAAAGAGTCAAGAAAAGGGGGGTTGCCCCCCCTCTTGGCGTTATTCAGTTTAGAAATTCAGAAACTTCTCAGGAACCTCAATTTCAGTGATACCCATGTAACCTTTTCCAAATATGTAGGTGTCCTGATAGATCAAGAGGTAATTTTCCTGCTCAATTCCATCGGCATCGACGTAATAGCTTCCATTCCACGCCGCTCCAGGTGTGTATTCAGCAAAAGCCGCCATGATTGCATCAAAGTCGTCTACTTCACACTTGCCTTCAATGACATTCTTTGCATGTTCTGCAAGCGCTGCGGTTGTTGTATAACCAAGCGAGTAGGCCCATGTTCCCATTCTTCCAGCTCCACCCTTGTCAACAACGGCTTCTTCCACCTTGGCGAGAATTGCTGGCCAGTTGCCAGTTTCCTCTTCGGTAAAGGATACGCCGAGCGCGCCGGGATAGCCCATCAAAGGAGAAGGCAGATCGGCTTCGATGAAATAACCGCCAAGTTCTGCGACTCTCTTGAGAAGAGGTTCTGTGTGGGCATCGTTTGTACAGAAGAATGCAGTGTTTACTCCATACTCATCAAGCCAGGCGGGGACTTTCTCCAGAATGAACTGTTGTGCGCCGGCGATTCCAACGTCACTGACAGGGTCCGGAGAACCCATGTCTATGAACTCGAGACCGAGTTCTTCACAAGCGGCTCTCATGATGTCTCTTCTCTTTGAAAGAAGTTCGTAGGACATATGCCTTGGGAACGAGATGTGCATGAACTTCTCGGCGCCCAGCTGCTTGGCCGTGTAGATTATTAGGTATCCACGTGCCAGTGAGTCAGCGTTGACTGAAAGGTGAGCTGCATCGGCTAGCATTGGAGGATCTTCGTGAGGAAGACCTGCCAGGAGAATGATGTCCGGTCTTGTTTCCCTGATTCTTCTGAAGCTCTCGACTGTTCCAGGAATAGCCTGATTAACAATGATTGCCTTCATTAGAGGATCGTCTGCGAGACCGGTTATCTGTGCGATGACTGTCTCCTGCTCAGACATGAAGTTGTCAGGGTAGGTAAGATGTACGATCATCCCACCGGAAGCAGCATCTCCGTATTTCTTGATCAATGCTTCGGCGCCTCTGAGATCGTCTTCGGACTGCGATACAGTTCCTGTTACAACACCAATGTGGAAATCCGCAGCAAACATGAAAGCCGCGCTTACAAGAACTACCAGCAGAACTAATAGTGCTTTACGCATTCAAAAACCCCCTTTTATTAGGAATTGAGGCTGCCAGATAGGCATCCCTTAATCATTAATTTCTGGTTG from Mesotoga infera carries:
- a CDS encoding sugar ABC transporter ATP-binding protein translates to MDEKQYLLRMENISKDFFGNQVLKDVTIKVGKGEIIGLVGENGAGKSTLMNILFGLSVIHETGGFQGKIFLEDTEVNFASPFEAIEAGIGMVHQEFILIPGFTATENILLNRESTNYNVFVEVFGERLRTLDRVEMNKRAVTAIEKLEVQLDPNMLVSEMPVGHRQFTEIAREMDRKSTKLLVLDEPTAVLTESEADTMLKAARKLADRGLSIIFITHRLSEVLEIADRLIVLRDGQVVRELESSKTTPREVASLMVGREIKDASSVRSKDNEKSEIVLDIKDLWVDMPGEQVNGVNLQVHKGEILGIGGLAGQGKLGIANGVMGLFPAEGEVHYKGEILPLNNPVSVLSKGIAFVSEDRRGVGLLLDEPIDLNIVFTAIQIQGRFIKNFLGGLVKWRDDKEISRVAREYVESLQIKCVSEKQEAKELSGGNQQKVCLAKAFVLEPDLLFVSEPTRGIDVGAKSVVLETLRRQNREHGTTIIMTSSELEELRSICDRIAIVNEGKIFGILPPTADPADFGLLMLGEQEEVKSGV
- a CDS encoding ABC transporter permease, with translation MFESIGKLIEKAGWPRIIIALFLLSMFAIAPFVNISIGTSISDTIVRFAMNSVLVLSLVPMVQSGCGLNFGMQLGVIAGLIGAVTSIELGVTGLAGFLTAIGIAIPFAAILGFFYGLLLNRVKGDEMVVATYVGFSSVAFMSMMWLLLPYKSPNMIWGYGGSGLRTTISVEGYWLGVLNNFLSVRIGNFFLPTGTILFFALIALLVWSFFKTKLGTAMTAAGSNPVYAKAAGVNVDRMRILSVVISTVIAAVGILVYEQSFGFIQLYMAPLLMAFPAVAALLLGGASVSKASMGNVIIGAFLFQGILTMTPSVMNNLIKSDMSEVIRIIVSNGMIVYALTRKMKVRK
- a CDS encoding DUF3798 domain-containing protein; translation: MRKALLVLLVVLVSAAFMFAADFHIGVVTGTVSQSEDDLRGAEALIKKYGDAASGGMIVHLTYPDNFMSEQETVIAQITGLADDPLMKAIIVNQAIPGTVESFRRIRETRPDIILLAGLPHEDPPMLADAAHLSVNADSLARGYLIIYTAKQLGAEKFMHISFPRHMSYELLSKRRDIMRAACEELGLEFIDMGSPDPVSDVGIAGAQQFILEKVPAWLDEYGVNTAFFCTNDAHTEPLLKRVAELGGYFIEADLPSPLMGYPGALGVSFTEEETGNWPAILAKVEEAVVDKGGAGRMGTWAYSLGYTTTAALAEHAKNVIEGKCEVDDFDAIMAAFAEYTPGAAWNGSYYVDADGIEQENYLLIYQDTYIFGKGYMGITEIEVPEKFLNF